The following is a genomic window from Adhaeribacter radiodurans.
CAGCATATTGAATAATGTTTGTGCTATCGTAGAACTTAATTTTAGGCGAAGCAATTCCTGCTTGCGGATTTTTCTCAAAAAAATTAACTAAAGGTTCTAAAAATCCAACTTCTACTTCGGTATCGTTATTTAAAAAGAAAAGATATTTTCCTTTAGCCTGAATTATGCCTAAGTTGTTACCGCCGGCGTACCCTAAATTCTTTGCCGAGCGAATAAGGTTTACCTCGGGATATTGTTCTTTAATTACATCAGGTTTGTCGGTAGGGGAGGCATTATCCACTACAATTACTTCAATGTTCGGATAAGTAATTTGCCGCAATGAAGCCAGCATTTCGCAGGTAATCCGGGCTTGGTTGTAGTTAACCGAAATGATAGAAACTAAAGGGGTAGACATATAAAATAGTAAATATTATTAATTTTTTGAATCTAATTTGGGAGCCAGGAAAACGAAGGACCAGGAGATATAAACAATCAGGGCCGAAGGAATGCCGTTTATTACCTCATTGCCATAGCTACAGGCGAAAACTCCGGCGGTACCAGCCGTTAGGGCTATTAATTTTATGCGTAATTTGGGGTCTTTTAGGTTCCAGATAATGCCGCTGCATTTACCCAGAATGTACATGATGATGCCAAACCAGATAACTAAACCAACCACGCCGTACATTACCCAAACTTTTACCCAGTAACTATCGGGCGGGATGATTGAAAGAAACTTATCTGAATTGTAGGTAGTGCCATTCATGCCACTTACGCCAACACCACCGCCAAAAGGAAGATCAGCGAGGTATTTTTTTAATTTTTGTTGGTTATTGAACCGTACGTTTAAAGATATGTCCTCGGGATCAAGTGCTGTGCGGAGCCTTACTATGTGGTAAGAATAAGAATTACCGATAGTAGTGTATTTTAAAATATACAAACTGCCTAAAGCCAGTGCACAACCTACAATTAACGTTTTAGTTTGCTTGCTTAAGAATAAAGCCACAAAAACGCCTACTACCAGGGCAAATAAAGCACCGCGGGTGCCAGATATTAGCATACCATACAGCAAAATGGCCGAAGCTATGCCTAATACTATTTTTTTCCACCATTTAAACGGGCCTAGGGCCAAAACCAGGGCTACTAAACCCAAATGCGCCTGGGATGCCCCGAACTGACCGGCATCGGTAAACAAAGAAAAAACCCGTAGCTTACCAAAAACGATGTGGGTTAGGTCTGCGCCTGCATCCAGCCATCTTTGCTCCCCTTCGGTTAATCCAATATACAGCTGTTTCATGCCATATAAAGTAGCCAGGAGAGATAAGCCCAGTACAAGCTTTAAAAAAAAGTCTAAATCTTTCTTCTGCGTAAATAAAACAGCGCTGAGCAGGGCAATCAATAACCAGTTTAATGAAGTAAACCGCATTTCCTGAAGCCAGCCTATCCTGCTGGCACCTGCTGGGTTTACTATTTCAATTAAGTTTATCAGGAACCAAACAAAAGCAAGCAAAAAATGCCCGTTTCGAAGGTTGCTCCAATGGTATTGGTACCTATTGAAAGCTACTGCAACACAGGAAAGTAACAATAACCCGTCCATTAAAGGGCCAATGGGAGGAGCAACAGGTGAATTTCTAAGAATAGCGGTTATTATAAAGCAATAAATAATATAAGCAATAAACCCTACTTTAGGCTGAATAAATACGGCGGCCGTAAAAGCAAATGCTATAACTATACCCACCAGTGCCAAAGGCATGAACACGCCAACTTTAACCGTTAGCCAACCGGATGCAATAGCAGCGATTATGGCTACAGGCAAAATAATATTATTTGCCTTAGGCTCTTTAATGATGGTTGAATGCATGCCTTTTTATATGATTAGCTTTAAAAGTACACCAGTAAATCTTACTAAATTAAACTGGCAGGTGTACTTCCTCTTGCTGGCCTATAATTGGTTGAATTACTTTTGGCTTTACCGCTTTGGGAGTTGCTGTGTGCTTAATGCTTGTGAGCGTATCGTCGTTTTTGGCCAGTACTCCATTTAGTAAAACTTCAATGGGAGCATGCGAAACTTTTTTAATCTCTTCAAATACTGCTTGATCTGTTTTTTGCCAGGTACGATTTGCTCTTACAGTAAGCACTATAAAATCCAGGTACTTTAATAGCGATGCGGGATAGGTATTTTCTAAAACAGCCGGAAATTCAATAAAAATCACAGAATAAGAAGGATAATTTTTACCGATTAATATATCAGCAATGGTTATCCGGTTATTTAAGCCGTAAAGAGGAGAGTAAAAAGAAGTATGCGTACCAGAAGCAATTTGGTTAGTATGATCTTCAGGAAATAAGGCAAGCGTTTTTATACCTTTGGTATTTAACTGATTCGTTAAAATGCTGATTGCTGTGCTTTTTCCTTCTTCCGCTAAACTGCTTAAAACGCCTATAATAAATGGCTCATTGGCATTGTTCCGTTGTTGCATTTTTAGGAGTACTTGCCGAGAAAGTAATTCTTCTGCGGTTTTAGCCTGTAAAATCTGCTGTTTCTTTTTGCCAAATAATACGGGGAGAATACCTACTATCGGGAATCCGGTTTGCTGAGTTGCTACAAAGGTATTCTTTAACGAATTGTCTAACATTTCAGAACCAACCAAGTAAGCAGTAACCATAAAGAAGGTACCGGAGGCGCCAAATAAGAGGAGTAATAGCAAATTAGATTTAATAGCCTTAACTGGGGTATAAGGCGGATCCACTACGGTAAGTTCCGATGTGATTTCGATGTTCCGTTGATTAAGTTTGCTTTCGGTTAAGCCATTGAGCAAAGAAAAATACTCTTTCTCAGCTAAATCTTTTTCCCGTTCTATTTTACGAAGCTCTGCTCCTAAAGGAGCCACCTTGTCGTATTCTTCTCCAAAAACTTTTAATTGCCGGCGAATTACAAAAAGCTGACCTTTTAGTTCCTCCACTAAAACGGTATTTTTGATCCATTCATTCAGTAAGTCTTTGCTTAATACCGCTTGAACAGATTGAATTTTAGAATACGCATTATCCATGGTTATTCTAATTTTGTTTTCAATTACATCAGCTTGTTGTTTTAAAGTAGCTATTTGACTGGTAGCTGCTGCATTAGATTTTCCCCGATTTATTACTTCTACTTCTGCAAGTTGCGTATTGAGTTTAGAAAGCTGATCTCTTAATTGTAAAATTTCTTGATTATAAAGATTAACCGCACCCCGTTCCTTTAATGTTTTTTCAACTGCTTTAAGCGCACCAAAAGCACCGGCATACTGCATTTCTAAGGAGTTGTAATTTTCGAGCATGTGCTGCTTGTCGGCGGCAATAGCAGATGCTTGTTCATTATAATTAATGAGGCTATTAGTTTTATGGAATTTCAAGAAATTTTCTTCGGCAGCTTCCAGTCTCTTATAGGCCTTAGTAGTAGCAGTTTCAAAGTAGTTCATTACCGATTCGTTTTGGCCTTCCATCAATTCTGTATGTTTCCGGATAAAAACATTGCTTAGAATTTCAAGAGTTTGCTGGCACATAACGGCATCATTAGAAGAAAAATCTATTTTTAGTAAATTACTATTAGGTAGTTGGGTAGCGTTAATTTTAGAAAGTGCTTTTAAAGAATACCCAGGTTCCTCGGAGTTTAGGATAGTATAGATTTCGTTCTGCTGGTTAGATTTTAAATAATTTTCCAGCTTTTTAACAGTTTCTTCTACTGTTGTGCCAACTAACTTTTTCTTTAAAGGCTCTGAAATTAGTTCATTTAAATGAGTATACGTTTTCCAGCTAAGTACTGCCGGGTCATACTTCTTTAGCTGTAGGTGCGAAGCCAATATACGCAGGGCAACTTCTTGTTTAGTTTCGCGGGAGTTAATAAGGTTAAGCAAATTGGCAAAAGCCCGATTGGTAGCAAAGTAATCTGAGCTGTTATCTGTTTTTATGCCTACTCCAGATGCGATACCAGTGTAAATAACAGTATCTGAAGTGTATTCTTTATCCATTTTACGGGCAAAGTAATATATGGAGGCTGCAGTAATTAATGGTATGCTTATAAGTATAAGCCAATTGCGCAGCATTAACCGGTAAAAACTCTTAAATGTCATTTTCGGTTCATTAAATCGTTAATGGTGATTCCTGTTAGTTCTTCTAATATTAGGTATACTGTTTCGTACTTATTTTTAAATTGTTCTTGCGCCATGGCCGACTTGGTGTAGAAATCATTCACCACCATTAACTCATCCAGTTCAATCTGACCTAATTTGAATTTTTTATCAGCTAATTTTTTGTTTATATCCGCCGACTGCAAGGCATCTACCGATTGCTCCCAGGTAACTTTTGCTAAGCTTACTTCTTGGTAGGTTTTAATAACTAACTGCCTGATTTCTCTTTCTTCGGTTTTACGATCCGCTTCGGCTTGTTTTAAAGTTAATTCTTGCCGGTGCACTTCATACTTGCGGCCAAGTAGCTGGCCCAGAGAAAGGCTTAAATTTATTCCGGAATTGTACTGTGCCCGGGCTGGTAAATTAAAAGCATTGATCTGACTCACTTGTTGGTCGCCGTTAACGGTATTTAACATGGTGCCATAACTGTAGCCTGACCCCACTGCTAGCCCGTTTAATATTTGTTTGCGGGATAGCCGAATATTGTCATAAGCAATTTGTTTGGCCGCGTCCAATTTTTCAATTTGGGCAGAGTACTTTACGGCCGCATCAATCAACAGCGGAAGCGCAATTTCCGGCGATTTGAAGAACTTTTCCTGCCAATCTGTTGGTTGGGGATTATTTTGCCCAAATGCCAGCAGTATACTGGAAGAAAGAAGAAGAGATACTAATATTTTTTTCATCAAACGTTTTCTTTTTGAAATAAAGCCGGAAAAGTTTTTAGAATTATTTGCAAGTCTTTTCTAAGGGAGAAATTTTTGGCGTATTCAATGTCCAACTCTTTGCGCTCTTCTTCCGACATATTTCCTCCTTTACCGCGTTTACTTACCTGCCAAAGGCCAGTAATTCCGGCAGGAGCAATAAATCTGGCGGCAAAATGATCTGTGGTAATTTTTTCAGCTTCGTACAAAGGCAATGGCCTGTTTCCGACTATTGACATATCGCCACGCAATACATTATACAACTGCGGGAGCTCGTCCAGGCTGGTATTACGTAAAAACATGCCAATTTTAGTAATGCGGGGATCATTCGCTATTTTAATAAAAGCAGCTCCATTTTCGGCTTGTTTCGCAACCTTATATTGCTTTTCACAAATGGTTTTTCCCTGGCTATCAATAAGTGGGCTCTGGCAATTGGTACCGGCAGCCGTACAGGCCGCACATAAACTGGTAAATTGTTGAGCAGGCTCTTCTGCAATAGCAGTCTGATACTGATTTAAATTTTTCATGGAAGTCAGCATCTTGTCTGCATTTTGCCGCATAGACCTGAATTTCCAGAAGCGAAAAATACGATAACCAGTGCCAACCCGGTAAGAATAATAAAAAGCCGGTCCTTTAGACTCCAGCTTAACTAATAAAGCAACTAGCAGAAATAAAGGAGAAAGGCATAATAGGGCAGTAGCAGAAACCAGAATATCAAAAGTACGCTTACCTATAGGATTTTGGTAGGCGTAAGGATTTTTCTGGGTTGCAGAAATAGCTGTTTTGCCGGTATCGGTTAATTGAAGTTGGGCGAGTAGTTTTTCTTTTTCTATTTTTTGCGAAAAGATATCCGTTACTCCTGCATCAACCAGCATCGATTGTAAACCCGATGAAACAGAATCGTTAGTTAACCAGAAAATGGGTTCTTTAATTCCGATATCTTTTTTTAAGGTCCGGATTAAGTTTAAGCCTAGGGGCGAAGTAAGACTAGCCGAATCTAAGATGGCATCAAAGTATTCACCTTTGGCTAACCACGACAAAAAATTGGTTGGATTATCAAAATGCTGAACATCTACATCTGCTGCAAATTCAGAAGTGAAGTCTTGAACTTCTTGTTCGTTAGAGCCGAGACAAACTACTCTCTTTCTCATAGTAAAGATTAATTAAGCTTTAATTCTTCTTAGTACATTTTTAATCCGGATATCCAATTCTTCCGGGTTAAAAGGTTTTATCATGTAATCGTCGGCTCCTTGTTTTAAGCAGGTAATTTTGTTGCTGGTTTCATCTTTACCCGATAGCATGATTAAGGGAATATCACTAAACTTAGTAGTAGCACGTAATTGCTTAATAAAATCGAGGCCATTCATCAAGGGCATCTCAAAGTCGGCTACTATAGCATCTATGTGATGACCTTCCTGGAGCCAGGTCATGGCTTCCTGTCCGTTTGACTTTACTTGTACTAAGTATTCTTTTGCGAAATAATGCTCTAAAATCAGACCTATAGATGGTTCATCGTCTACAATAAGTAATCTTTTCTTCATAGATAAGTAGTTTCGATTATTGTTTAAATTATTTATATAGTAGCAGCCGTTTTCTTTATTAAATACAATATTCTTCCATTAAGGCAATTTATTGCCTTTATTTAAATCTTAATCCAGAAAAGAAATTGTGCTATACTAAATTATTAAGAGTATGATGAAACAAATGTATATTTCTTTTTATTAAAAAAGTAATATTTGTAAAAATATTTTTTTGTCCAGTTTCCTTACTAATAACCAATAAAAAAGCCTTTATAATAACTATAAACTTGAACCATATTGCTTAAGTTCAAATGCATACAGTATTATAATATTAATAATTTTATAAAATTATAGGACTTTAGCCTTTTTTGAATAAAAATATAAGAGTTGTTATCTAAGATGGAGTTAATTAAATTATATTTAATATATATATAAAATTTAATAATTAAGACTCGTTTAAGAATTGATCGTGGAGTGAAGTTGTTCTTGGAATACAGCGATTACCTTATCAGTGGTACTATTAACTATTTTAAGAAGATTATCCAGGTCAGAGAAATTGTTTCTCTTATTACATATTTCTTCCATTTTTGTGGCAGCTTGAGCAGCTCCTTTAATTCCTATGTTCCCGTATGTAGATTTAAGACTATGGGCAATATGCGCAACGGTACTCCAATCTTCCTGAGAAATAGAGAAAGAAAGCTTTTCTAATTGGCTGGGCACTAAATCAATAAACAGTTGCTGCATTTTTCTCACGAAATTGGCATCTTCAGCCAAATTGCCTAAACCCGAAAAGTCGTACAATGCAGGTTCCAGAGTTATTGGTTCTAGCGCACTTTCTAATGGAGTAATAGTAGGCGGTTCCTGATTATGGATAGTAGAAGAAAGTAAATTGCTTTCAGCAGAGCCTTTCACAAGATTTTCTTCACCTTGAGTTATAACGTTACGAGCAACGGTCAGGTACAAGTTCGCTTCAGGATATGGTTTAAATAAATAATCAGAGAAGCCGGATTCTTTATATCTGTTTACATCAATTTTACTGGCATTAGCCGTAAATGCAATTATTGGGGTGTTTTGATTGGGATTAGACTCTTTTCGAATAGTAGCGGTTGCCTCAATCCCATTCATATGCGGCATATCAATATCCATCAGAATAAGATCATACGGCTTTGCTCTGGCTTTCTCACAAGCTTCTACTCCATCTTGGGCTACTTCTACTTGTGCTTCCCAATATTTAAGCTGTGAAATTACTAAAAGTTGATTTGCTGGATTATCTTCTGCTAATAAAATGTGCAGTCCTTTTAATTCATCTGAATTCTCTGGTATTTCTGGCTTGCCTGATTCATTTTTCTCTTCCTTTATTGGAAAGGGTATAATAAAAGAAAATTCCTTTTCTTGGTTGGATATTGTTTTTAACCACATCTTACCACCCTGAAGTTCTACTATTTTTTTGCAAATTTTTAGTCTAACATCCAGGTTGTCAAACGTAAAATGTTCGTTGCCATCGGGCTTTGTAGAACTAGCAAAAATGCTTTCTAGTTTATCTGAGTTACTATTCCAATTATTAACCCTAACCGAAAACTCCACATTTACTATTTTAACCAATTTAGCTTGAATTCGGGCACCAACTGATATCTGACCCTTAGAAGCATGTTTTACAGAGTAGGAGATCAAATTAGTAAAAATTTGGTTTAAACGATAAGGGTCGCCTTGTACCAAAGGAAGCTGGTTAGGTAATTCACCAATTTGTACTTCTATCTTATGGTCTTCAGTTTTTGTAACTAGTGCGCTGGTGGAGTAATGTAAAATAGAAGCAATGTCAAACGTTGTAGCTTTAAAAACAATGTCGCCTGTTTGTAATTTAGTAAATTCCAGAACATGGTCAGGAGCATCTAAAAGATTATCAGCAATAGATTGAATCAGGCGTAGGTAATCTTCCTGCTCTACGCTAATAAAGCCTTTCTTTAAAAGTCTTGTTAAGCCGACAATAGTATTTATATCAGCTTTAAATTCTTCCTTTAAGTTATTTACAAATTGCAGCTTAATCTGATTAGCTTCTTGTTTTTCTAGTATAGATTTTTTAAACGTAGTAATGTCGTTGGAAGTAGATAAAAGAAAACGGGCACCATCCGGTGATGTAAATGGCTTTTTAGTAGTATTAAACCAAATTTGTTGGCCATTCTCTTGCTCAAATAAATCTTCTATAGTAACCTGATTGTTTGATTTTATAATCTCCAAATCAGATTCGTAAGAATAATCAGAATCTAGAAAGCCTTTATTCAAGATATACGATGCACTTTGCTGGTGTAACTGAGCGTAAGCATCGTTCATAAGCACAAACTTACCTAGCTCATCTCGTACATAAATAGGATTAGGGCTAATTTCAACTAGTTGCCGAATAAATTCCATTCTGTTTCTTTTTTGAAAAAATAACCAACTGTCTGTAAAATTGATTGGCTTGGCATTTTACTTAACGTTTGTGTTTAGTCTTAGTTTTACAGAGTTGTTGATGATAGTAAGTAGACTTGATTATAAAATATTTATAATGTTAAGGTAAAGTAAAATTTCATTTATAAGAAAGTGAATTAATCTTTACAATTGAATAGTTATATAAGCAATGATGATAGTAGTAATTCTTGAAATTTGAGCAAAAGTACAGGAATTAGGTAGTACTTTAAAATAAAAGCAAAAATTTTATATAACTTAAATATTACTTTTTTTATAATATTATGGTGGGTTTAACTTGTAAAATTAAATTAACATAGAATTTAATTACTGACAGGAGCTTATATGTTATAATTTTGGTTCCTAAAAGCAAGGATTTTGTTTTAACTAACTTTGGATTATGTTTATTTAAGGTATAATGCTTATTTTATACTTTCACTAATTATTTAATTTGTATATTTTAAATAATATTCAATTAAATATATTTTTTATTGATTATATCATACCCTTATATATTACTATTTAATTGAAAAATTATTTCATTGTTATTCAAAACTACGGTATAATTCAGCAAAATGTTTGGAATAATATTTGAATAATTTAATAAATATATATTTAGAAAGAATGTGTTTTCTATTTTTAAATAAATGTTAGTACTGCTTGAACTAATTAGAAGAAGTTAAGAAGGAAAAGATCAACTTAGTTCAAGTACTATAATTGAGTAAATATTTAAAGATTATCACAATCTAAGCTGTTAATCCTTTTAACCTCAGATTTATAAGCATTAAATAAGTTGCTCACTCTAAATTATCAGAAGAATTGAGTATGGTATACAGTTTACTTATTGTAAGATGATTAATAAAATCGACCAAGAAGCTGGAGGGCTGAAGGTTACAAACATTGTGGGCTTAAAAACCCCCACCAAGAGAGAGTTGCTTATTCTCAAAATTCTTATTGGCGGAGGCCTCATCAGCTTGGTTATATTTGCCCGCTGGTTATTAAGTGAGGAGCAAGTTGGCTATTTCCCTCTTTATGTTTCACTCTTACTTTCCTTAGGATATAAAATGTTGCGGGTACTCCACGAGTGGTACCATTACTGGGGTATCAAAACTACGCCGCTCCCCAAGCCTACCCGCACCTGGACCGTAGATATGCTGACCACCGCCGTGCCTGGTGAGCCCTTCGCGATGATTGAGCAAACCCTTAAAGCGATGAAAACAGTGCGTTACCCCCATACTACTTATCTCTGTGACGAAGGTAATGACCCGGCTTTAATTAAACTATGTCAGGAGTTAGAGGTGGTGCATGTTACCCGCTCTATTAAGATTAATGCCAAGGCCGGTAATATCAATAATGCGTTGCAGCAGGCTACCGGAGAACTGTGCGTTATTATGGACCCCGACCACATTCCGGTTCCTTCTTACTTAGACGAAGTAGTAGCTTATTTCGAAGACTCAGAATTAGGATACGTGCAAATGGTACAAGCCTACTACAATGCCGAAGATAGCTTTTTTGCCCGGGGAGCCGCCCAACAGACTTATTTATTTTATGGCCCCATGATGCTGGGCATGAATGGGCATGGTACGGTGCAGGCTATTGGCGCGAATTGTACCTTTCGCCGGGCAGCCTTAGATTCTATTGGCGGTCATGCTCCCGGTCTTTCCGAAGACATGCATTCGGCCATGCAGTTGCACGCTAAAGGTTGGAAATCCGTTTATACACCCAAAATATTAACCCGGGGGCTCGTGCCAAATACGCTGGCTTCGTATTTTAAACAGCAAATAAAATGGTCCCGTGGTACTTTTGATTTATTGGCTCATGTATACCCTCGGCTATTTAAAAATTTTACCTGGCGCCAGAAATTACATTACTTATTGTTGCCCCTGCATTATGCTTTTGGCCTGATTGTTTTATTAGACATTTTAATTCCAGTAATTTCCTTATTACTGGGGCAAACTCCTGTTAATATTGAATGGCATCAATTTTTCTGGGTACTACTCCCTTATCTAGGGTTTACTACCCTTATTCGGCAGTACGCTCAACGGTGGTTGCTGGAAGACCACGAAAAGGGTTTTCATATCTCCGGTGGAATATTGCTCTTTGCCAGTTGGTGGGTATTTTCTTTAGGATTAATCTATACAATTTTTAATATTAAAGTACCGTATATCGCTACCCCCAAAAACGATGAAGATCGTAACAACTGGTCTTTAAGTATGCCCAATATAATTGTATGCGGGTTGAATTTAGCGGTTATGGTATACGGCTTATCGCGCGATTGGAGCCCTTATAGCTGGATGATGGCATCTTATGTAGGGCTAAACAGTTTGCTTTTAAGTGTTACAATTGTGGCAGCTCAACCCGTTTTGCTTAAGAAAGTAAAAATTTGGCTGCAGCCTTTTTCTATTACGCACTTGCTTTACCAACCATTAAAGTTAATACACCAGGTTATTTTACCAGATACTTACCGGCTTTTGCGGAAGGGAGCACCTGCCTTTGCTATTCTTCTTTTCTTAACCTGCAACAGCTTTATCCTGATGGATTATAATCCCAGCAAAGACGTAGAAGTACTCAACGGACCGCAAACCAAAGCTACAGGTGGTTTTTATACCGGTATGTACCTGCCAGCCGGACAAGAAGAAAAAACCTTACCTATTGCCGATACTTTCCAGAAGCAATTAGGTAGTAACCTAAATATTCTTACAGTGCAGCAACCTTGGGAACCGGAGAATGCTGCCATTTTTCCGCAAACCTTATTGGACCGCATTGCCCAGCGTGGGGCCATTCCTCTTATTACCTGGAACCCGATTTATAATAAACCGGGAGAAAAATCAAATGAAACTAATGAAAATATTTTAATAGCAATTGCGGCCGGTAAGTATGATTCCTATATACAATCCTACGCGCGTCGTATTCAGCGGTATAATCATCCGATTTATATTCAGTTTGCTCCCGAAGCCGATAATTATAAGGATAGTTACAATCAACCTTTAAAAATTAGTCCGAAAGTATTTGTTGCGGCTTACCAGCATGTGGTGGCTACATTTGCTACCACCGGCGTCAATAATGTAAGTTGGATTTGGCACCCAGCCAGTCCTCAAAACATAGAAGCTTATTACCCGGGCGAGAACTACGTGGATTGGGTAGGGGTAACATGTTTAAATTACGGTAAGGCTGCCGAAGATGGCAAATGGCGCACCTTTGAAGAACTTTACCGGCCTTTTCGAAACGAAATACTCAAGTTGAACAAACCCGTTATACTCACCGAATTTGGTTCTACGCACTACGGGGGTAATGGGCAGGAATGGCTAGAATATTACCTGCCTTTAATTCCGA
Proteins encoded in this region:
- a CDS encoding glycosyltransferase family 2 protein; this encodes MINKIDQEAGGLKVTNIVGLKTPTKRELLILKILIGGGLISLVIFARWLLSEEQVGYFPLYVSLLLSLGYKMLRVLHEWYHYWGIKTTPLPKPTRTWTVDMLTTAVPGEPFAMIEQTLKAMKTVRYPHTTYLCDEGNDPALIKLCQELEVVHVTRSIKINAKAGNINNALQQATGELCVIMDPDHIPVPSYLDEVVAYFEDSELGYVQMVQAYYNAEDSFFARGAAQQTYLFYGPMMLGMNGHGTVQAIGANCTFRRAALDSIGGHAPGLSEDMHSAMQLHAKGWKSVYTPKILTRGLVPNTLASYFKQQIKWSRGTFDLLAHVYPRLFKNFTWRQKLHYLLLPLHYAFGLIVLLDILIPVISLLLGQTPVNIEWHQFFWVLLPYLGFTTLIRQYAQRWLLEDHEKGFHISGGILLFASWWVFSLGLIYTIFNIKVPYIATPKNDEDRNNWSLSMPNIIVCGLNLAVMVYGLSRDWSPYSWMMASYVGLNSLLLSVTIVAAQPVLLKKVKIWLQPFSITHLLYQPLKLIHQVILPDTYRLLRKGAPAFAILLFLTCNSFILMDYNPSKDVEVLNGPQTKATGGFYTGMYLPAGQEEKTLPIADTFQKQLGSNLNILTVQQPWEPENAAIFPQTLLDRIAQRGAIPLITWNPIYNKPGEKSNETNENILIAIAAGKYDSYIQSYARRIQRYNHPIYIQFAPEADNYKDSYNQPLKISPKVFVAAYQHVVATFATTGVNNVSWIWHPASPQNIEAYYPGENYVDWVGVTCLNYGKAAEDGKWRTFEELYRPFRNEILKLNKPVILTEFGSTHYGGNGQEWLEYYLPLIPNYYREIRSLVFFTNNQDQNWPGTWRPSSHALEMDWTIKNPNQIAKFYRKIKQESFIWQKPTLEQKALRPDLAKTFRKNQEGYLTGKMGQYTLLVNNQPFYVKGVAYNPGHDWRDGHYPLTRHQLEQDFTAIKAMGANTIRRYSPSLYDDNILTIAQENDLKVLYGFWFDPQVDYYKDTVKVKKYLQKVEETVSKFKGAPAVLGWSIGNETSSLLKKHFSQPYLSLNRKAYMHMIELMAERIHQIDPSKPVFTSLEHSRQLPGELLAYDQLVPSVDVVGINSYYTQQISKLQQITAQFNPHRPYLISEFGPSGYWDPEYSQTDKNSLLIEESNAQKAALYTQEWQQFIQKNKGHNIGGVAFCWRDRFEGSATWFGLTDFRGRKKPVYYALQDTWKNQAPTPMPQVRIVGPSGFLIPETPFEFTVIGDMDSTTKVEWQLYKDDYLEKMEISEKINQPSRVVITLPEPGGAYHRTNYRLYVYVTDGKGNVLTASKSIIM